The Rhodococcus sp. B50 DNA window CCGGTTGAGATAGCGGTCGACGGGAAGCGTGGTGTCGTGATCGGTCGTCGACTGCAGGGCCGTCGCCGCCGGAGGTGCGCTGGTGGCGGTGGCCACACGACCGGAAGGTCGTGCAACCCCGGGCGGGGCCGCGTTCTCGGAACTTGTGGGATCGGGGGAATCGCCGTTGGTCACCAGTTCATTGTGGCAGAGCTACGGCTCCCTGCAGCGCTGTCGCACCGGTGGCGAAGAGGGAACTCGAGTCCCTCCAGCGCGGCCGCGGTGGCCGGTCCGACGCCGAGCTGCACTGCGGCAGCAAGATCGTCCGGGGTGTCCACATCGAGTCGCAGGCCCGGAAGTGCGTCCGGCACCGGGTACGCGCCGGCGTCGACATGACGGCGGGCCGATCCCGGCCCGAACGCCAGCGGCGGCAGGGTTCCGCTCACACAGTGCAGCAACGCCGTCGTACCACCCGAGGTGTGATCGGCGACGACGGCCGTCCCCGTCCTGCGCGCCGTCTCGCGTGCGAGCGCGAACTCGTCGGGTCGCAAGGACGGCAGGTCGGCCTGCAATGCCACGAGTTCGGCATCGGGTGCGCCGTCGCGCACCCGGCGGGCCGCTGCGCGCAGAGCGGAATTGAGCGGATCGGGGGAGCCGGGCGCGACGGGGTCGGGGAGGACGTCCGCGCCGCATTCCCGCGCGACGGCCGCGACGCGGTCGTCGGCCGTGACGACGGTGACCGTCACGTCCCCGGCAGCCAGCGCCGCCGTCACGGTGTCCTGCAGCATCGCCAGAACCAGTGATTCCCGCGCCGCCGGGTCCAGGACATGCGCCAGCCGCGACTTCGCCAGGCCGAGGGCCTTGACGGGGACGAGCACGTGCGTCGCGGACATTGCCCGATTGTGCCATCAGCGGCGAATTCGGCGACCGCACGGTCGACCGACGTGGCCGGCGGCGTGTGCGGTCCGTCCGCCGACCCGGCGCGGCGTCGGCGGTGGCTGCGCGATACTGGGTGCGACCGTGGGTGGTGACCGCCCGGACCGAACCGGTCGCGACCGCCCGATCTCCGGGCCGATCGCGACCGCCCGTGCCGGGCATCGGACGAGAGTGAGGATCGCGTGACCACAGCAGCAGTTCTGGGCGCGGGTTCGTGGGGCACGGCGTACGCCAAGGTGTTGGCCGATGCCGGGACGGACGTGACGATCTGGGCGCGGCGCGAGGAGGTGGCGCGCGGCATCGCGGAACGGCACGAGAACTCCGACTATCTGCCCGGTGTGGAACTGCCGCACTCGCTGAAGGCCACCGCCGATCACCGGGTGGCGGTGGCGGGTGCCGACTTCGTCGTTCTCGCCGTTCCGAGCCAGACCCTGCGTACCAATCTCGAGGCGTGGAAGGCGGACATCGGATCCGACGTCAC harbors:
- the cofC gene encoding 2-phospho-L-lactate guanylyltransferase; amino-acid sequence: MSATHVLVPVKALGLAKSRLAHVLDPAARESLVLAMLQDTVTAALAAGDVTVTVVTADDRVAAVARECGADVLPDPVAPGSPDPLNSALRAAARRVRDGAPDAELVALQADLPSLRPDEFALARETARRTGTAVVADHTSGGTTALLHCVSGTLPPLAFGPGSARRHVDAGAYPVPDALPGLRLDVDTPDDLAAAVQLGVGPATAAALEGLEFPLRHRCDSAAGSRSSATMNW